A stretch of Amycolatopsis balhimycina FH 1894 DNA encodes these proteins:
- a CDS encoding amino acid permease: MATKSGLRPDLRQRHVRMIALGGIIGASLFIGSGAVIHTVGPAAVLSYALGGLLVVLVMRMLGEMATAAPAQGSFMEYARDSLGGWAGFTIGWLYWYFWVGVVAFEAVAGAKILQGWIPGVPQWVFSLGLMLLLTATNLASARSFGETEFWLASIKVATIVVFLLLGLLFVLGLWPGAHFSMGNIGLDGFVAKGPFSVVHGVVIVIFSYFGAEIVTIAAAESDQPETAVRKATSTIVWRVIVFYVGSVALLVMITPWREIPSETSPFAAAFSRFGVPAASTLVSAVVLTAALSVLNSGLYTASRMLFALRRHGWAPGWIADTNARGVPWKAILASTSVGYVAVVMSYVSPDKIFYFIINSAGAVALFVYAIICGSQIRMRRRLEATDPSRLKLRMWGYPWLSWVTLVLTLVVVTSMLFVDADARSQLYLSLISLAAILAVYALIRRRTTRDATVNTRD, encoded by the coding sequence TTGGCGACGAAGTCCGGGCTGCGGCCCGATCTGCGGCAGCGGCACGTCCGGATGATCGCCCTCGGCGGCATCATCGGCGCGAGCCTGTTCATCGGCAGCGGCGCGGTGATCCACACCGTCGGCCCGGCCGCCGTGCTGTCCTACGCGCTCGGCGGGCTGCTCGTCGTGCTCGTCATGCGGATGCTCGGCGAGATGGCGACCGCCGCGCCGGCGCAGGGCTCGTTCATGGAGTACGCGCGCGACTCGCTCGGCGGCTGGGCGGGCTTCACCATCGGCTGGCTGTACTGGTACTTCTGGGTCGGCGTGGTCGCGTTCGAAGCCGTGGCCGGCGCGAAGATCCTCCAGGGCTGGATTCCCGGTGTGCCGCAATGGGTGTTCTCGCTCGGGCTGATGCTGCTGCTGACGGCGACGAACCTGGCGTCGGCGCGCTCGTTCGGCGAGACGGAGTTCTGGCTGGCGTCGATCAAGGTCGCCACCATCGTCGTGTTCCTGCTGCTGGGCTTGCTGTTCGTCCTCGGGCTCTGGCCGGGCGCGCACTTCTCGATGGGCAACATCGGCCTCGACGGCTTCGTCGCGAAGGGCCCCTTCTCGGTCGTGCACGGCGTGGTCATCGTGATCTTCTCCTACTTCGGCGCGGAGATCGTGACGATCGCGGCGGCCGAGTCCGACCAGCCGGAGACGGCGGTCCGCAAGGCGACGTCGACGATCGTCTGGCGGGTGATCGTGTTCTACGTCGGCTCGGTGGCGCTGCTGGTGATGATCACGCCGTGGCGGGAGATCCCGAGCGAGACGAGCCCGTTCGCGGCGGCGTTCAGCCGGTTCGGCGTCCCGGCGGCGTCGACTCTGGTCAGCGCGGTGGTGCTCACGGCGGCGTTGTCGGTGCTGAATTCGGGGCTGTACACAGCATCCCGGATGCTGTTCGCGCTGCGGCGGCACGGCTGGGCGCCGGGCTGGATCGCGGACACGAACGCGCGCGGCGTCCCGTGGAAGGCGATCCTGGCGTCGACGTCGGTCGGGTACGTGGCGGTGGTGATGAGCTACGTGTCCCCGGACAAGATCTTCTACTTCATCATCAACTCGGCGGGCGCGGTGGCGTTGTTCGTCTACGCGATCATCTGCGGCTCCCAGATCCGGATGCGCCGCCGTCTCGAAGCCACCGACCCCAGCCGGTTGAAGCTGCGGATGTGGGGATACCCGTGGCTGAGCTGGGTCACGCTGGTCCTGACGCTGGTGGTGGTGACGTCGATGCTGTTCGTCGACGCCGACGCGCGGTCCCAGCTCTACCTGAGCC
- the wrbA gene encoding NAD(P)H:quinone oxidoreductase, producing the protein MSTRILVVYYSSTGNTAALADSLAAGARETGAEVRVRTVPETVPAEAIAQNPRWQAWVDAGPHHELATLGDLEWADGLAAGSPTRFGGPAAQLKSFLDSTGGLWAKGKLADKVATSFTTASTLHGGLESTLLAINNVFYHWGAIVVPLGYTDPHLLESGNPYGGSFVSRKSAAPDDVALGALRVQGRRLATITTHVATGLKQAELPG; encoded by the coding sequence GTGAGCACACGGATACTCGTCGTCTACTACAGCTCGACCGGCAACACCGCCGCCCTCGCCGATTCGCTCGCCGCCGGAGCCCGGGAAACCGGCGCCGAAGTGCGGGTGCGGACCGTGCCGGAAACCGTGCCCGCCGAAGCGATCGCGCAGAACCCGCGCTGGCAGGCCTGGGTCGACGCCGGCCCGCACCACGAGCTCGCCACGCTCGGCGACCTCGAGTGGGCCGACGGGCTCGCGGCCGGCAGCCCGACCCGGTTCGGCGGCCCGGCCGCCCAGCTCAAGTCCTTTTTGGACAGTACCGGTGGCCTGTGGGCGAAGGGAAAGCTGGCCGACAAGGTCGCGACGTCGTTCACCACGGCGTCCACGCTGCACGGCGGCCTCGAGTCGACACTGCTGGCGATCAACAACGTGTTCTACCACTGGGGGGCGATCGTGGTGCCGCTCGGCTACACCGACCCGCACCTGCTGGAGTCCGGCAACCCGTACGGCGGCTCGTTCGTGTCCCGCAAGTCGGCGGCGCCGGACGACGTCGCGCTCGGCGCGCTGCGCGTCCAGGGACGGCGGCTGGCCACCATCACGACGCACGTCGCGACCGGCCTCAAGCAGGCGGAGTTACCGGGCTGA
- a CDS encoding lysophospholipid acyltransferase family protein — MLALRTDEPSRRAPAIWRTMLNIDRGLVNLVGRLTVTGRVPARLRGRPLLMTANHIGVFDAFVLMAACKRIGINPRFMLAGGILDPPVIGPALRVSGHLRVDRKHAGTAVGQFAEAVEAMKTTREPIVVYPEGRISHDPGLWPERGKTGAARLALAAGVPVIPISQWGAHEAVYWGTETVNGPADLVPLARSGLSAPLRRPRFRVHFGDPVDLSDVEPERPGAGVRAHAKIMQAITDGLVPLRRGELDRPRFHDPTRPTDTVSPWKPPSAL; from the coding sequence ATGCTCGCGCTGCGCACCGACGAACCGTCTCGCCGTGCCCCCGCCATCTGGCGGACCATGCTGAACATCGACCGGGGGCTGGTGAACCTGGTCGGGCGGCTGACCGTCACCGGGCGGGTCCCGGCCCGGCTGCGCGGCCGCCCGCTGCTGATGACCGCCAACCACATCGGCGTGTTCGACGCGTTCGTGCTGATGGCGGCGTGCAAGCGGATCGGCATCAACCCGCGGTTCATGCTGGCCGGCGGCATCCTGGACCCCCCCGTCATCGGCCCCGCGCTGCGGGTCAGCGGGCACCTTCGGGTCGACCGCAAGCACGCCGGCACCGCTGTCGGGCAGTTCGCCGAGGCCGTCGAGGCGATGAAGACCACTCGCGAGCCGATCGTCGTCTACCCCGAGGGCCGGATCAGCCACGACCCGGGCCTGTGGCCGGAGCGCGGCAAGACCGGCGCGGCGCGGCTGGCGCTCGCCGCGGGCGTGCCGGTGATCCCGATCAGCCAGTGGGGCGCGCACGAGGCCGTCTACTGGGGCACCGAGACCGTCAACGGCCCGGCCGACCTGGTCCCGCTGGCCCGCTCGGGGCTCAGCGCGCCCCTGCGCCGGCCGCGGTTCCGCGTGCACTTCGGCGACCCCGTCGACCTGTCGGACGTCGAGCCGGAGCGGCCCGGGGCCGGGGTGCGCGCGCACGCGAAGATCATGCAGGCGATCACCGACGGTCTCGTCCCGCTGCGCCGCGGCGAGCTCGACCGGCCGCGCTTCCACGACCCCACCCGGCCCACCGACACGGTGAGCCCCTGGAAGCCGCCGTCCGCACTGTGA